The following are from one region of the Camarhynchus parvulus chromosome 3, STF_HiC, whole genome shotgun sequence genome:
- the LBR gene encoding delta(14)-sterol reductase LBR translates to MPSRKFADGEVVMGRWPGSVLYYEVQVTSYDDVAHLYTVKYKDGTELALKESDIRSQSSFKHRKSQSSSSSPSRRSSSRSRSRSRSPGRPAKGRRRSASQSREHKEDKKKTIQETSIALPKPSENNTKRYNGEPESTEKNATSCIILEQKLKPDLEIKRVLEQYSLRSRKDDKKKEEIYSEKKTFVAVKPIEKVSTKTKEMEFGGRIGTFMLVLFMPATVFYLLLMCKQDDPSLLNFPPLPALESLWDWRVFGVILLWFFLQAAFYLLPIGKVVEGLPLSSGRKLQYRINGFYAFILTAAAIGVLLYFEFEFHYLYDHLMQFAVSAAAFSLALSLYLYVRSLKAPEEELAPGGNSGYFIYDFFTGHELNPRIGSFDLKYFCELRPGLIGWVVINLAMLLAEMKIHNLSVPSLSMILVNSFQLLYVVDALWNEEAVLTTMDITHDGFGFMLAFGDLVWVPFVYSLQAFYLVGHPTIISWPVAAAITVLNCIGYYIFRSANSQKNNFRRNPADPKLANLKFIPTATGKGLLVTGWWGFVRHPNYLGDIIMALAWSLPCGFNHILPYFYVIYFICLLVHREARDEHHCKQKYGLAWERYCQRVPYRIFPYIY, encoded by the exons TCCCAGTCATCATTCAAGCACAGGAAGAGCCAGTCTTCTTCGAGTTCTCCctccaggagaagcagcagtagATCTCGCTCCCGCTCTCGGTCTCCTGGCCGGCCGGCCAAGGGCAGGCGTCGTTCTGCTTCCCAAAGCAGGGAGCACAAggaggacaaaaagaaaaccatccAGGAGACCAGCATAGCTCTGCCG AAACCGAGTGAGAATAACACCAAAAGATACAATGGTGAACCtgaaagtacagaaaaaaatgccacaTCCTGCATCATCTTGGAG CAAAAGTTAAAACCAGACCTGGAAATCAAGCGTGTGCTTGAGCAGTACAGCTTGCGTTCGAGGAAAGatgacaagaaaaaagaagagatctattcagagaaaaaaacttttGTGGCTGTAAAACCAATTGAGAAAGTATCAACAAAAACAAAGGAGATGGAGTTTGGGGGAAGAATTG GAACCTTCATGCTGGTATTATTCATGCCTGCTACTGTATTCTACTTGCTGTTGATGTGCAAACAAGATGATCCAAGTCTTCTGAActtccctcctctgccagcactTGAGAGTCTTTGGGATTGGAGGGTATTTGGTGTAATTCTGCTGTGGTTTTTCCTTCAAGCTGCATTTTACTTGCTGCCAATTGGAAAG GTTGTAGAAGGCCTGCCTCTTTCCAGTGGAAGGAAACTGCAGTACCGGATAAATG ggttttatgcttttattttgacTGCTGCAGCTATTGGAGTTTTATTGTACTTTGAATTTGAGTTCCATTATTTGTACGATCACCTCATGCAGTTTGCAGTGTCAGCTGCAGCGTTTTCTCTGGCACTGAGCCTTTACCTGTATGTCCGATCCCTGAAAGCACCTGAGGAAGAGCTAGCACCAGGTGGAAATTCTG GGTATTTTATTTATGACTTTTTTACTGGACATGAATTAAACCCTCGTATTGGCAGCTTTGAcctcaaatatttctgtgagtTGCGTCCAGGATTAATTGGCTGG GTTGTTATAAACTTGGCAATGCTCTTGGCTGAGATGAAGATCCACAATCTCAGTGTGCCATCGCTCTCCATGATTCTTGTGAACAGCTTCCAGCTTCTCTATGTGGTGGATGCTCTTTGGAATGAG GAAGCTGTTTTGACTACAATGGATATTACCCATGATGGATTTGGATTCATGCTGGCGTTTGGAGATCTGGTGTGGGTTCCATTTGTCTACAGCCTGCAGGCTTTCTACTTAGTGGGTCACCCCACCATAATCTCTTGGCCTGTTGCTGCAGCAATTACTGTTCTGAACT gtatTGGGTATTACATCTTCCGCAGTGCAAATTCTCAGAAAAACAATTTCCGACGGAATCCAGCAGATCCCAAACTGGCCA ATCTGAAATTTATACCCACTGCAACTGGCAAAGGGCTTCTTGTCACgggttggtggggttttgttcGTCACCCCAATTACCTCGGTGACATCATCATGGCTCTGGCATGGTCCCTACCCTGTG GTTTTAATCACATTTTGCCCTATTTCTACGTGATCTATTTCATCTGCCTGCTGGTGCACCGGGAGGCTCGTGACGAGCACCACTGTAAGCAGAAGTACGGGCTGGCCTGGGAGCGCTACTGCCAGCGCGTGCCGTACCGCATCTTCCCCTACATCTACTAG